Genomic DNA from Sporosarcina sp. ANT_H38:
ATACATTGTTGTTTTACAAAATATTTAAACTGTGGACTAGTGAAAATCAGTTTGCAAAGCTTTCACTTACTCTTAAGAGTGTTATGTGTTTGGGTTCGATTCGGCAAAATACTTCGCTTACCATTGGCACGGCCTCGGCCACTCGAGAAAAGCAAAGTGTCTTTCCGGAACGGTATGCTTAAGCAAAAACCATCACTAATATCGTGAGGGACTGACCCACCACTTAGATGAATAACAAACCTGATATTATGATTTGAATGAAGTAATAATTCTATGGAAATTACAAGGGGGAAGACTATGTACACCATCGGGCAAGTAGCAAGTTTTTTAGGCGTATCAAGAGATACATTAAAGTATTATGAGGAAAAGGAATTGGTCAGACCAAAGCATGATGCTGAAAATGGTTATAGAAAATATAATGCATATGATATTCATGATGTAATTACTACGAATTTCTATAGAGAACTAGATTTTGAGATTAAGAAGATTCAGGAGATAAGGCAGAGTAAAAGTGTAGCGGATTTAGAACAAGTATTAACGCAGCAAGAAGCGAAAATACTCGAGGAAATTGCATATAAAAAACATCTTTTAGAGAAAGTGAAATCTGTGAAAGAGGATTATTATAAGGTTAAAGAATACTTAGGTAAATTTACGGTTACAGAGATGAAGCCGTTAGAGGTAAAAGGTGAAATAACGGGATATGCTGCTTACGAGGAGTATGAAACGATAAGAAATAATACGGATAGTTTAAAGAAAGCTGTTACATTAATGAGCGCCAGCCGTGTTATCGATTTTGATGAAGAGGGTATGAAAGCGAATAGATTTATCGTTGTAAGAAATATAGAAGATACCGACAAAGATATTGAAGGGGAAGTCCTAGCACATCCCAAG
This window encodes:
- a CDS encoding MerR family transcriptional regulator → MYTIGQVASFLGVSRDTLKYYEEKELVRPKHDAENGYRKYNAYDIHDVITTNFYRELDFEIKKIQEIRQSKSVADLEQVLTQQEAKILEEIAYKKHLLEKVKSVKEDYYKVKEYLGKFTVTEMKPLEVKGEITGYAAYEEYETIRNNTDSLKKAVTLMSASRVIDFDEEGMKANRFIVVRNIEDTDKDIEGEVLAHPKCIYTVIEDGRFVNGEKDIDHEVGDSLLKIAKENGYELIGKAYINILLTTYEETLERVFLEMYAPIK